A region from the Acidobacteriota bacterium genome encodes:
- the murB gene encoding UDP-N-acetylmuramate dehydrogenase — translation MSNSTLRNDPELLRRMAGWQAEYKPDERLADYASLGVGGAADLIVLRQHDSLEPLAAALRERGIAWQLIGGGTNILPVDEPFTRVFLQLAPSKNDVIIEGRNVSVSAAASLGRTVTCCAKNNLGGIEGLAGVPGSVGGALRMNAGAYGTQIGAVVRSVTVFRGVSGKIEELTADRIGFQYRHSSFAPDDIMLAVRLELNERPFAEIMEDIKRCNEKRRASQPVKEKSAGCIFKNPPGLSTGKLIDDLGLKGTREGGAVISERHANFIVNRDHATAADIFRLMDRIRDRIRKAHGIELEEEVIVWKN, via the coding sequence GTGAGTAACTCAACACTACGCAACGATCCCGAGCTTCTACGCCGGATGGCCGGCTGGCAGGCGGAGTACAAGCCTGACGAGCGGCTCGCTGATTACGCGTCGCTCGGCGTGGGCGGCGCGGCTGATTTGATCGTACTACGCCAGCATGACTCACTGGAGCCGCTGGCAGCAGCGTTGCGCGAGCGCGGCATCGCCTGGCAACTGATCGGCGGTGGGACGAATATCCTTCCCGTGGACGAGCCGTTCACGCGCGTCTTTCTCCAGCTTGCGCCGAGTAAGAATGATGTGATTATCGAGGGACGCAATGTGAGTGTCTCCGCCGCCGCGTCGCTCGGCCGAACAGTTACTTGCTGCGCCAAGAATAATCTCGGCGGCATCGAGGGGCTGGCCGGCGTGCCCGGCTCAGTCGGTGGCGCGCTGCGCATGAACGCCGGAGCCTATGGCACGCAGATCGGCGCGGTGGTTCGCTCGGTTACTGTTTTTCGCGGAGTGAGTGGAAAGATCGAGGAACTCACTGCCGATCGCATCGGTTTCCAGTATCGCCACTCGAGCTTTGCGCCTGATGACATCATGCTGGCCGTGCGCCTCGAACTGAACGAGCGGCCGTTCGCGGAGATCATGGAGGACATCAAGCGCTGCAACGAGAAGCGCCGCGCGTCGCAACCCGTGAAGGAAAAAAGCGCGGGCTGTATCTTCAAGAATCCGCCGGGACTCTCGACGGGTAAATTGATCGACGACCTCGGCCTGAAGGGAACCCGCGAAGGTGGCGCGGTCATCAGCGAGCGGCACGCCAACTTCATCGTCAATCGCGACCACGCCACCGCGGCGGACATTTTTCGCCTGATGGATCGCATCCGCGACCGTATTCGCAAGGCGCACGGCATCGAGTTGGAGGAAGAAGTGATCGTCTGGAAGAACTAG